The following proteins are encoded in a genomic region of Oryctolagus cuniculus chromosome 6, mOryCun1.1, whole genome shotgun sequence:
- the FGFR4 gene encoding fibroblast growth factor receptor 4 isoform X2, producing the protein MTVLHNLTLAVDDSSVSSDDPEDPKAHRGSPNRHSYPQQAPYWTHPQRMEKKLHAVPAGNTIKFRCPAAGNPMPTIRWLKDGQAFHGENRIGGIRLRHQHWSLVMESVVPSDRGTYTCLVENPLGSIRYSYLLDVLERSPHRPILQAGLPANTTAVAGSDVELLCKVYSDAQPHIQWLKHIVINGSSFGADGFPYVQVLKTADINSSEVEVLYLRNVSAEDAGEYTCLAGNSIGLSYQSAWLTVLPEEDPTWTAASPEARYTDIILYASGSLALAVLLLLAGLYRGQVLHGRRARQPATVQKLSRFPLARQFSLESGSSGKSSSSLVRGVRLSSSGPPLLAGLVSLDLPLDPLWEFPRDRLVLGKPLGEGCFGQVVRAEAFGMDPARPDQASTVAVKMLKDNASDKDLADLVSEMEVMKLIGQHKNIINLLGVCTQEGPLYVIVECAAKGNLREFLRARRPPGPDLSPEGPRSSEGPLSFPALVSCAYQVARGMQYLESQKCIHRDLAARNVLVTEDNVMKIADFGLARGVHHIDYYKKTSNGRLPVKWMAPEALFDRVYTHQSDVWSFGILLWEIFTLGGSPYPGIPVEELFSLLREGHRMDRPPHCPPELYGLMRECWHAAPSQRPTFKQLVEALDKVLLAVSEEYLDLRLTFGPYSPSGGDTSSTCSSNDSVFSHDPLPLGPSPFPFPGVQT; encoded by the exons ATGACGGTCCTGCACAATCTCACCTTGGCTGTGGATG ACTCCTCGGTCTCCAGTGACGATCCTGAGGACCCCAAGGCCCACAGGGGCTCCCCGAACAGGCACAGTTACCCTCAGCAAG CTCCATACTGGACACACCCCCAGCGCATGGAGAAGAAACTGCATGCAGTGCCTGCCGGGAACACCATCAAGTTCCGCTGCCCAGCCGCAGGCAACCCCATGCCCACCATCCGCTGGCTCAAGGACGGACAGGCCTTCCATGGGGAGAACCGCATTGGAGGGATTCGG CTGCGCCACCAACACTGGAGCCTGGTGATGGAAAGCGTGGTGCCCTCGGACCGGGGCACGTACACCTGCCTGGTGGAGAACCCTCTGGGCAGCATCCGCTACAGCTACCTGCTGGATGTGCTGG AGCGCTCCCCGCACCGGCCCATCCTGCAGGCGGGGCTGCCGGCCAACACCACGGCTGTGGCGGGCAGTGACGTGGAGCTGCTGTGCAAGGTGTACAGTGATGCCCAGCCCCACATCCAGTGGCTGAAACACATCGTCATCAACGGCAGCAGCTTTGGCGCCGACGGCTTCCCCTATGTGCAAGTGCTGAAG ACCGCAGACATCAACAGCTCCGAAGTGGAAGTCCTGTACCTGCGAAACGTTTCGGCCGAGGACGCGGGCGAGTACACCTGCCTGGCCGGCAACTCCATCGGCCTCTCCTACCAGTCGGCCTGGCTCACCGTGCTGCCAG AGGAGGACCCCACATGGACAGCAGCCTCACCCGAGGCCAGGTACACAGACATCATCCTGtatgcctctggctctctggctctggctgtgcTCCTGCTGCTGGCCGGGTTATACCGAGGGCAGGTGCTCCACGGCCGGCGTGCTCGGCAGCCCGCCACGGTGCAGAAGTTGTCCCGCTTCCCTCTGGCCCGACAG TTCTCTCTGGAGTCGGGCTCCTCAGGCAAGTCGAGTTCGTCCCTGGTGCGAGGCGTCCGGCTCTCCTCCAGCGGCCCCCCCTTGCTCGCTGGCCTCGTGAGTCTAGACCTCCCTCTGGACCCGCTGTGGGAGTTCCCCCGGGACAG GTTGGTGCTTGGGAAGCCGCTGGGAGAGGGCTGCTTCGGGCAGGTGGTGCGTGCAGAGGCCTTCGGCATGGACCCTGCCCGCCCTGACCAAGCTAGCACCGTGGCCGTCAAGATGCTCAAGG ACAACGCCTCAGACAAGGACCTGGCCGACCTGGTGTCTGAGATGGAGGTGATGAAGCTGATAGGCCAGCACAAGAACATCATCAACCTGCTAGGCGTCTGCACCCAGGAAG GGCCCCTGTACGTGATTGTGGAATGTGCGGCCAAGGGAAACTTGCGGGAGTTCCTGCGGGCCCGGCGGCCCCCGGGCCCCGACCTCAGCCCCGAAGGACCGAGGAGCAGTGAGGGGCCACTGTCCTTCCCGGCCCTGGTCTCCTGTGCCTACCAGGTGGCGCGCGGCATGCAGTACCTGGAGTCGCAGAAG TGCATCCACCGGGACCTGGCTGCCCGCAACGTGCTGGTGACCGAGGACAACGTGATGAAAATCGCCGACTTCGGGCTGGCCCGAGGCGTCCACCACATTGACTACTACAAGAAAACCAGCAAT gGCCGCCTGCCTGTCAAGTGGATGGCCCCCGAGGCCTTGTTTGACCGAGTGTACACACACCAGAGTGATGT GTGGTCATTTGGGATCCTGCTCTGGGAGATCTTCACACTTGGGGGCTCCCCGTACCCCGGCATCCCCGTGGAGGAACTGTTCTCACTGCTGCGGGAGGGCCATCGGATGGACCGGCCCCCACACTGCCCCCCAGAGCT GTACGGGCTGATGCGCGAGTGCTGGCACGCGGCGCCTTCCCAGAGACCCACCTTCAAGCAGCTGGTAGAAGCGCTGGACAAGGTGCTGCTGGCGGTCTCTGAGGAG TACCTCGACCTCCGCCTGACCTTTGGACCCTACTCCCCCTCCGGAGGAGACACCAGCAGCACCTGTTCCTCCAATGACTCTGTCTTCAGTCACGACCCCTTACCATTggggcccagccccttccccttccctgggGTACAGACGTGA
- the FGFR4 gene encoding fibroblast growth factor receptor 4 isoform X1, which produces MWVLLALLGVLLGAPGAPALSLEASEEVELEPCPAPSLEQPEQELTVALGQPVRLCCRRAERGGHWYKEGSRLAPAGRVRGWRGRLEIASFLPEDAGRYLCLARGSMTVLHNLTLAVDDSSVSSDDPEDPKAHRGSPNRHSYPQQAPYWTHPQRMEKKLHAVPAGNTIKFRCPAAGNPMPTIRWLKDGQAFHGENRIGGIRLRHQHWSLVMESVVPSDRGTYTCLVENPLGSIRYSYLLDVLERSPHRPILQAGLPANTTAVAGSDVELLCKVYSDAQPHIQWLKHIVINGSSFGADGFPYVQVLKTADINSSEVEVLYLRNVSAEDAGEYTCLAGNSIGLSYQSAWLTVLPEEDPTWTAASPEARYTDIILYASGSLALAVLLLLAGLYRGQVLHGRRARQPATVQKLSRFPLARQFSLESGSSGKSSSSLVRGVRLSSSGPPLLAGLVSLDLPLDPLWEFPRDRLVLGKPLGEGCFGQVVRAEAFGMDPARPDQASTVAVKMLKDNASDKDLADLVSEMEVMKLIGQHKNIINLLGVCTQEGPLYVIVECAAKGNLREFLRARRPPGPDLSPEGPRSSEGPLSFPALVSCAYQVARGMQYLESQKCIHRDLAARNVLVTEDNVMKIADFGLARGVHHIDYYKKTSNGRLPVKWMAPEALFDRVYTHQSDVWSFGILLWEIFTLGGSPYPGIPVEELFSLLREGHRMDRPPHCPPELYGLMRECWHAAPSQRPTFKQLVEALDKVLLAVSEEYLDLRLTFGPYSPSGGDTSSTCSSNDSVFSHDPLPLGPSPFPFPGVQT; this is translated from the exons ATGTGGGTGCTACTGGCCCTGCTGGGGGTCCTGCTGGGGGCACCTGGGGCTCCAGCCTTGTCCCTTGAGGCTTCtgaggaagtggagctgg aaccctgcccagcccccagcctggaaCAGCCCGAGCAGGAACTGACCGTGGCCCTTGGGCAGCCCGTGCGGCTGTGCTGCAGGCGGGCTGAGCGGGGCGGCCACTGGTACAAGGAGGGCAGTCGCTTAGCACCTGCCGGCCGGGTGCGGGGCTGGAGGGGCCGCCTGGAGATTGCCAGCTTCCTGCCCGAGGATGCCGGCCGCTACCTCTGCCTGGCTCGAGGCTCCATGACGGTCCTGCACAATCTCACCTTGGCTGTGGATG ACTCCTCGGTCTCCAGTGACGATCCTGAGGACCCCAAGGCCCACAGGGGCTCCCCGAACAGGCACAGTTACCCTCAGCAAG CTCCATACTGGACACACCCCCAGCGCATGGAGAAGAAACTGCATGCAGTGCCTGCCGGGAACACCATCAAGTTCCGCTGCCCAGCCGCAGGCAACCCCATGCCCACCATCCGCTGGCTCAAGGACGGACAGGCCTTCCATGGGGAGAACCGCATTGGAGGGATTCGG CTGCGCCACCAACACTGGAGCCTGGTGATGGAAAGCGTGGTGCCCTCGGACCGGGGCACGTACACCTGCCTGGTGGAGAACCCTCTGGGCAGCATCCGCTACAGCTACCTGCTGGATGTGCTGG AGCGCTCCCCGCACCGGCCCATCCTGCAGGCGGGGCTGCCGGCCAACACCACGGCTGTGGCGGGCAGTGACGTGGAGCTGCTGTGCAAGGTGTACAGTGATGCCCAGCCCCACATCCAGTGGCTGAAACACATCGTCATCAACGGCAGCAGCTTTGGCGCCGACGGCTTCCCCTATGTGCAAGTGCTGAAG ACCGCAGACATCAACAGCTCCGAAGTGGAAGTCCTGTACCTGCGAAACGTTTCGGCCGAGGACGCGGGCGAGTACACCTGCCTGGCCGGCAACTCCATCGGCCTCTCCTACCAGTCGGCCTGGCTCACCGTGCTGCCAG AGGAGGACCCCACATGGACAGCAGCCTCACCCGAGGCCAGGTACACAGACATCATCCTGtatgcctctggctctctggctctggctgtgcTCCTGCTGCTGGCCGGGTTATACCGAGGGCAGGTGCTCCACGGCCGGCGTGCTCGGCAGCCCGCCACGGTGCAGAAGTTGTCCCGCTTCCCTCTGGCCCGACAG TTCTCTCTGGAGTCGGGCTCCTCAGGCAAGTCGAGTTCGTCCCTGGTGCGAGGCGTCCGGCTCTCCTCCAGCGGCCCCCCCTTGCTCGCTGGCCTCGTGAGTCTAGACCTCCCTCTGGACCCGCTGTGGGAGTTCCCCCGGGACAG GTTGGTGCTTGGGAAGCCGCTGGGAGAGGGCTGCTTCGGGCAGGTGGTGCGTGCAGAGGCCTTCGGCATGGACCCTGCCCGCCCTGACCAAGCTAGCACCGTGGCCGTCAAGATGCTCAAGG ACAACGCCTCAGACAAGGACCTGGCCGACCTGGTGTCTGAGATGGAGGTGATGAAGCTGATAGGCCAGCACAAGAACATCATCAACCTGCTAGGCGTCTGCACCCAGGAAG GGCCCCTGTACGTGATTGTGGAATGTGCGGCCAAGGGAAACTTGCGGGAGTTCCTGCGGGCCCGGCGGCCCCCGGGCCCCGACCTCAGCCCCGAAGGACCGAGGAGCAGTGAGGGGCCACTGTCCTTCCCGGCCCTGGTCTCCTGTGCCTACCAGGTGGCGCGCGGCATGCAGTACCTGGAGTCGCAGAAG TGCATCCACCGGGACCTGGCTGCCCGCAACGTGCTGGTGACCGAGGACAACGTGATGAAAATCGCCGACTTCGGGCTGGCCCGAGGCGTCCACCACATTGACTACTACAAGAAAACCAGCAAT gGCCGCCTGCCTGTCAAGTGGATGGCCCCCGAGGCCTTGTTTGACCGAGTGTACACACACCAGAGTGATGT GTGGTCATTTGGGATCCTGCTCTGGGAGATCTTCACACTTGGGGGCTCCCCGTACCCCGGCATCCCCGTGGAGGAACTGTTCTCACTGCTGCGGGAGGGCCATCGGATGGACCGGCCCCCACACTGCCCCCCAGAGCT GTACGGGCTGATGCGCGAGTGCTGGCACGCGGCGCCTTCCCAGAGACCCACCTTCAAGCAGCTGGTAGAAGCGCTGGACAAGGTGCTGCTGGCGGTCTCTGAGGAG TACCTCGACCTCCGCCTGACCTTTGGACCCTACTCCCCCTCCGGAGGAGACACCAGCAGCACCTGTTCCTCCAATGACTCTGTCTTCAGTCACGACCCCTTACCATTggggcccagccccttccccttccctgggGTACAGACGTGA